A stretch of DNA from Cryptomeria japonica chromosome 4, Sugi_1.0, whole genome shotgun sequence:
tatatgctatttgcttgcaggtacaatgctccatcttttgttcttaCTACCTCAtccaactagataaaggttttatctcttattacggtatgaacttgactcaggatatgattagcttaagatcaaggaggacgatccaagtcatgcatgaaaggagataatccttgtctgttccgcaagcaatactctagttaacttgacccattatatcaagttgtttgtattaacttgctatatcaaaatccatgtaagaaatactcaggtcatcttgaatcattatgtcaagttgcttgtattttcttacaacattttaaagctcgatgatgaaaaataaagcactatggatcgtcatttcatcccatctatatatattgcattttgttgcattccatccatccatacattcataaatagatgcatatcatgcatacatagtaatgacaattgGTGCAtactctcttttcctcttcttccataggaatgaatcataggtcctccatttcttctatctaacattgaacccccctcaccctccccatctcgataatcaacgtcacataatcccttcatcgtttcccatcaacccaatcaagccacgttcatcaccatccatctctaacaggagggaCTGCGCTTCCCATCCTtagtcatccacacaatcaagcaagttactctgtctgcacaggtacatcaactcacacacacctagactatcaacagatattctgatcaagtatcttcgggtctcaataggtaatcaatcatggtaatcctggactacatcaggcatttatcataatgacctagtctcaacggggttgctatgattaaccacaaccatccatcacccgcacacactatcaattgatcaaccaatccaaacacaatctaacggacaattacatcaattgtctaagtctcaacgagtatttttgcttcatataccttgacttcatcgggcaattgcatcaattgtctaagtctcatcaggtcactttgattcacttactcagactttatcttgtccaagcaaacaactggcatcaactgtcatgctttgactcgcccggggcaattaaaccaattgcaccagattgttcaaccaattttgatcaattatataacaTCAATCGAAAACACAAACCACCACATTTTCAtcgtatctcttgcatgacctcagggtactcactggcttgccattttttcgtattcactctattttcttccatttttcattgttattgctaaattcttctcttctaccaccttgccacttttcattctttttcgagagatcacccgattttttgaaaaattttggcccatctctcaagggggcataccacccattaaattaacattttatggggcactTCTTcgcacacctatttttctttctttgaaatgacgcgataaaaccgcaccgtctcaaagagaggcaaatgtagtcacataaatttgtccagtttaattaaatgaatatttgctatttatttgattaaaatccactagccatcagttaattaaattaatatttaattaattcatcttcaaacattctcctattaattaaataaattattcaatttattttaattaattcattataccaaattcacaatcaattaaatgaatgaattctatttattcaatttaaatccccttttcctcttttaaataaattaacatttatttaaatcattgaatccccccacttgcattttcctacaaatgcaacttgcacacacaaattgaaataaattaatttcattttatttaaaatcctattttccctcacccaccaaatccacttgcattcctaaacccccttctagattcttctaaacccttcctaattagcctaatccatcccctaattattgtcacattcctaagcaactttaagtcacttctcaaagactccaaagtctttgaaaatcatttaatgctttgtgtgttcaacaatttaacctctaaagtcttccaaaccactaatggctcttacatgaccattaatggctctcacataaccatttatggttatttcaacttgcactcataggtctcctcaagcatttattgctttgaccatggttatcccttttgcttttgcacaagagtttatccattggataaaagctttattctttgaataaagaatttattcactcaacccaaccttgaccttaacccccaagttgactcccaagtcatgtcaagcatttaatgcttatgccctctcctctcaacctatctcatattgacacttgtcatcctgggattggattgaaagccatcacatagattgaatatcattcaatcttgacccttgttgagattactcaatctcaaccatccattgctccatttttcctataaatagagctcatttcttcataatccagatcttgaaaacttgtatgcatttaagctatagtaaattctagagagcatttatcATAAaacactaatatcttgtcattttgattaaaataaatcattttagtatcaatagcatagtattagttttttattcacatttagagcaaatacttcaatctcaaacctccataagcatccatagtgcaaaaagctactgagagctacactagtttggaacttggagagaagaggaacaaaggagaaggagccaagagtagggtagaaggcatttggagatgtcttcttgcatttacatttgtagttaaatgttttactttgttcttggtgtctcttttgatatgcctgcttaggttgatctttgattgaataacactaaccttaacacttgtttcttgttgtgtGTGTTATACTATCACAAGTTTTTAATCTAACACTTGCCCTTTTTGCATTGCATCACAAACAATAGCACAAGTGTATTGTAATGTGCTCATGTTAGTATTTGCATTAGGAGGGTTGGAATTTCCTTGAGCACTCACATGTTCTaatgcaaattttaaaaaaatacaacAATTTGACATTAAGCTCTCTCTTATGTTAAGGTTTTTATTGTTAActtattttgttagtgtgtctagtttttgtcaaaaaccaatgtgtcgtattttgggtatagttttctACTTGTTCATTGAATTCTAAAACAAactacatttttagaaactaggcTTCATTCTACatgtattaaaatttaaattttcaattagtttaaaaaaatttagggactcttattatattttatattataagatGTGTCCACTTGAAATATTATTAAAAAcacatatattcaataaaaaattagtagaaaaatctaacataaactacatagtgttagctaatttctcactagagtgatTTTTAAATACTATACAAAAAGCTAACATTTTAGGGGGCACactagatgctatgttatgttttttagataAAAACAAGACTACTTTATGTTGTCCCCCTTTTTGAAACTCTTAATCTCCATAGTCCATGAATTTTAATTGAGAGATTTtgtatgaagttttgtttgacgtTTTGAATCACACCCAGTGATTCATAATTAGGAAAGAATAAGTGAGAATTGGATTATAGATGTAACTATATAATCTAGGAGTGTGTGTGAAGAAAAAATGATTTAAAGTACTGCAACTCtttttcttgttgcatcttcaaattttgagtgttatTATCTTCAATTCCTCATCCAAGTTTAGAATCCCCTAATTTTAGAAATAAAGtgacatcttaagacccccttttggtcccccatattggtgcacttacccataagaATGATGACAATGAATtgactaaaaatagaaatttgtcAGTGTaaggatttaagaaaataatgCTAGATTATTCATTCTAGCTAACGAATAAATGTGCACACATAGGTTCCATTTAGAGATTGAGTTAACTAATGGAAAAATAAAGAAGATTATAAATGGAAGAAGAGTTAACCAAAGAGGAGGATTATGTTTCTAAAATGGAAGAAGAGTTAACTAAAGAGAAGGATTATGGAATAAATCATGAATGAATAAATTAGTTcgcattttaataaaataataagatattatttaataaAATGGATAAAGTGGGTTAATAAATGATAAAAGGGGAACAATTGAcaattttaaaaatcatttaattaatgtgaaagaatgaaaatgaaataaataattagaaATTATTTAGTTgattgtggatttggaggaaaaatgtgaatttgaaataatgaaagaagaaaatgatattAGAAGAATGATTGATGAGACACATGATGAAGAAATATGCTAGTCGGTTTAGGTGTCTACATAATTAAAATAAGATCCAAATATCTTATAGTCTTGTGATCAAAAGCACAACTACAATTAGCAATAACAAAAAAATAGGGTACAATAGTGTAAGAACAATGAGAAAAGGTGCAAGATTAGATTGCAAAATCATAAGAATCACATGCAAAAGCACAGTAACAACAAACAATTGTGCATAAATTATAGATGACTACACAAAAATAATAGATGAATGAGTAGAAACAACAAACACATGTATAGAaatatcaagcaatttcacataattAGTAAACAATTATGCACATAGAATAAGAAATTGCACAAAAATAGAACAAAGGTATAGGATCTAAACAAATGAGCTTAAGGGATGAGAAAAAGCATATAATCTATGTGCAGATGCACTGAAATAAAGGACAAAGCATCAGATCTAAttgaaaattcattgaatatatAAAGCAATGACACAAAATTGAGACAAATACACAAAATGGACATGCAAAAGTGCAAAATCATTGAATAGATGTGTAGGTTGATGTAAAGAGCACCAAATTAAAATAAATGTGCAATATCAATTAACAATAACGTAGGAATTAAACTGATTTGTTGAAATAGAGTTCAAAAGTATAGGATCTGAATGGTTGTGAAGATCTAGAAAAAAGATCTAAAaactaaaatgttgaaaaataacAATTGGATGATGCTTATGTAACAAATATATTGGCCTAAAAGAATTGAAAGTAGGCTAAAAAATGTCTTTAAACTTGCaaattcttaaaaaaatatatatttcaaaatGTTGTTCAGATCGAGGATGTGGGTCCCACTAGTTGTGTCAGAATGTGATATATGAAAATGTCAATATAAATAAAGTGGAACAATGCAATGCAAGATCCAAATTCACACTCACACTCACTCAATAAAGCCTGAGATCTATACATAaatcaaatgataaataataataccaTAGCAAAGACCTTAGATTGCTCCATTGTTTACTTGATATTTCTTTATGTAGATCTCTCTCACAATTTAAGCATAACCTTGATATCAATATGATAAGATGAAGGCTTGATGCTTGatacttgatacttgataatgCTCATGAAAATGCTAGGATAGTGGTTCTTTGATAACGATGCTAGTGATTTAATAATAAGAGTGCTAGGATATGAAAGTGCTCAAGTGGAAAAATGAATGAGTAAAGGTCTTATTTTTGTCTCCTATAACATTTGATCAATGGTGGAGATTAAATAGAAATATTGATGGATGAGAAAACTTGAGAGAGGGCAAGACCCATAATTAGCACATAGATTGATGAGGTAGAATGATAAAGAGGGTATAATGCATTgaggaaataaataaaacatttattttatgtatttgaggtgaaaaaattaaataaattatttgaaagtTATTTACTTTTGGAAGAAATTTTAGTTTATTAGATAATTTTTTATAATAGATCAAAGGAtgacataattaaataataataataaaattaatttaactttattgaaagaaaaataatgaattaactaaataattaaaaaatatatattaacttaactaaataattaaagatGAAAAGTATTAGTCATTTTTTTGAATATCTACACTCTTATCCACTTAtttacttatatacatatatatttacttaaaaaaattaatgtaaatactatctatttaaatgtaattatcattCATGGGAGGGAAAATGATAGTAATTAACAAAGCATTAAGCACCCTGTTCATTCCAATTGCAAGATTTTGGCATTACCTATAAACCATCATACAACGGCCTTCTGGTGGATTATCGGGATTTCGTGTTTGACACTTTTTGCCTAATTGCTATCATTGTTCCTCTCCCGATGAATAATTAAGCCACTATTACCATTCTGGGTACTTGAAGAATTGCCAAATATAATCACCACTACTCACATATATATTCCAAAATCCCTTCCTGGAGACCCACTTAGACCCATATCCGCTCGGTATATTTCAGTACCAGAGCTATACAGTTGCGGAAAAAAACAGATCACTAGTCTAATAGTTCTTCATTCCGCCTCCTTTCAATCTTGTGTTTTTCAGGTCCCCATTTGGACAACATTAGAAAGGTTGCAGGCGATCTAAAATGGTATCTTTCTTCAATCCTTTCCCTCacacttcaattctgcaatttgtCTATTATACTTATCATAAATCATCTCTGCATATATGCCTTTTATGTAAACGTCAATCTTGCATTTATTAGGAACCTCAAGCAATAGAAATAATCTGTTTATCAACGTAAGTTCGGTTGTTGATGTTAATAATTTTGTATTTAGGTTCAAATTCCTGTGATTTTCTATATAGGTTTAGAACCCAATATTTTCTAATGGTCTAAATCATTTACCTGCTTATGGGTAATGACTGTAACCGTTTATATGCACATGGGATATGATCTAGAACATTGATTTGCATATTGATTTCGAACTAGTTCAAGTTTCTGCATTTTGGTGATGATCAAAACAATTTGTATGTATATTGGTTATGGCCTAAATCATTTATCTGTAACTAAACCTGTTATCTCTATGTTGGTTTATAATTTCTAAGCTGTTGCCGAATGGGTTTATGAATATTGAGCTATTGCCGCATTGGGGTTGCTGATCTTAATCTATTATCCGGTTTTCAGGTGGTCTTGGCAGCTTCTATTATCACCAAGTCGGGGAAAGGTTTGTAAAATCTTTCTATTTATGTTGAGATCCCTTTCCAatgaatttttggattttatttttgcagTTATATTGAATCTCTGATTTTTTTGGGTATGGCATTATTTAATTTTCTGGGATATGCAGCCTTGGTTTCCAGGCAGTTTGTTGATATGACAAGAATTAGGATTGAAGGGCTGGTAGCTGCCTTCCCCAAGTTGGTGGGAAGTGGGAAACAGCATACTTATGTTGAAACAGAAAATGTTCGCTATGTATACCAGCCAATGGAATCTTTGTATTTGTTGCTCGTCACCACCAAGCAGAGCAATATTCTCGAGGATTTAGACACCTTACGGCTGCTCTCCAAATTGGTAAGTAGATTGTTTATATGGATACCTTTTTAAGATAGATAAACCCTTATTTGATTCATTACCTAGTTTTTTTGTTCTGTTTGTAAAGCTGCTCCCTTGTTTCTGGCTGTTCTTGTCGACTGTCACTCCGTAGCATTTACTAGCATCCAGTTGACCTACTTTGGGCATCTGTGGGTATGAATATaatttcaaattcaagttcactttTTCTGGACATGCCAGGTTTGTAACATCACGTGAAACACAAATGATTGGCAAATGGTATGTATGTGAAGCTTAGTATGATGGACTTTGTCTGCAAATCCAATTTAACTTTTACAATTATGGTGGCCATGGCATTTTTTCGTAAAACTTCATTATTTGGAATCTCCCGAATCCCAAATGCTTTGGAAATACATTTACCCGCTTTGGTGATTCGCTTTTGTTCACTGGTGTCAATCATTAAAAATTTCACCTCTACAGGATAAGCATATATTTAGCCCAACGACTGATAATCTTGTGGAAGGAAATGTGAATGCAGCAAGTCGATGCAGCTCTTTTTGATTCAGTTGTTTCACTTGCATCAAGCAGTCCATTGGCGACAGTTAAGCttgtatgaattttcataaaatgaTGGCAAGATGTTGAAGGTTACCTAACACACTGATGTCCTAATAAAGGTCTACCTCAATCTTGAGTTCAATTTTTTATGTCAACTGGaagttataataaattaataagagttctatttttagaatatctcaatgaatttgacatatTAACTATATGATCATCTCAAAAGTTTTGACCCATGATTTCTTAGTTAATTAACGAGGCATCAAACCAGATGTCTATGAATTGAGGGTTAATATGGTTCTTTAGACTTTTATTATTAACTTCTTTTCTCTTGTTAAATTTTTGTATCCCTGAAGAAACAATAGTGCTATTTTTGCACTCACACATTGAATTTGGGAACTGATGATGCCAATTTTATAAATTGAGGGTCTATGAATTGAGGGTTAATATGGTTCTTTAGACTTTTATTATTAACTTCTTTTCTCTTGTTAAATTTTTGTATCCCTGAAGAAACAATAGTGCTATTTTTGCACTCACACATTGAATTTGGGGACTGATGATGCCAATTTTGTCAGGAAATCTGCTGACTGCATGTGCCTATATATGTTCTATTTTGTTCCAAAAATTTCATAGGAAGAAAATTCCCTTTTCATTTGGCATGCTTTTGTTCTGTCAACTTCTCTTAGTTTCTCATATAAGCTTTTTGTATTATGGTTTGGTTGCTTCAGGTTCCTGAGTACTCTCctggattagatgaagaaggaatctGCAAAATGGCATTTGAGATAATCTTTGCTTTTGATGAAGCTGTCTCACTTGGGCATAATGAGAACGTCACTGTTGCACAAGTTAAGCAATACTGTGAGATGGAGTCTCATGAGGAGCGACTTCACAAACTAATCATGCAAAGCAAAATAAACGACACAAAGGATGTTATGAAGCTAAAAGCAAttgagattgataagatcaaggTATCGTACAGATATTGTTTTTTCTTCATGTACCGAGCAATGTTTAGGGGTTGTGAAATGAAGGGTTTCTTCAGTTCTCTTAGTATGTTGTTTCCTGTGATGCAGTATGAAAAGAATAGGTCTGAAAAAGGAGGCTTGAAGTCCTTACAATCATCAAGTGCATCATCCAGGCTTGATGTTGGATTTAGTGACGAGAGCATTTCTAGTGGAGGTGGCTTTGGGAGCAATTCTAGTTTTGCGGCAAGTTTGGATTTAGATTCATATTCAAGTAAACCTAAAGGTTATTAATTGCAAACGTTAGGAGAATTGCGTGTCATTATTGGCTGTGAGACAATCATGACCTTTCTAATAATGATGTTGACCTTCTTAACCTGTTTTTTAACAAACAGTTTGTGAACAATTTTATATGATTCAGGTCGAGTGCCTGCACCTGCCACTGCTCCTCCTAAGGGTATGGGCATGCAACTGGGAAAGACACAGAAAGCAAATCAGTTTTTGGAATCTTTGAAAGCAGAAGGAGAGGTGATTGTAGAGGACGTGCAACCCATAGCTGGGCAATCTAAAGCATCTGTTCCAATAGCAACAGACCCCATCACAATAACTATAGAAGAAAAGCTCAATGTAGTTCTCAAGCGTGATGGTGGGGTAAATAACTTAGAGGTTCAGGGCAATTTTGCCCTTCAAATTCTGAAGAAGGAAGATGGATTCATCCAGATACAGGTAAGTGTAGTTTTGCAAAATTTGTTGAAAACTTCGAGCTCCATTATGTTTTCCCATAGACTTGTTTATGATCTCCTTGTGTACTTCTAGAGTTGTGCTTTGTAAAATAAGGTCTGTTTGGTGACATATGTAGCTATAAGTCAAAATTTCTACAATGCCAGATTGAGACAGGTTCAAATGAAGGTTTCCAATTTAAGACACATCCGAACATCAACAAGGATCTCTTTTTAAGGGAGAACATCTTGAGTCTCAAGGATTCTAGCAAGCCATTCCCTGCTGGTCAAACGGGCGATTCATTGGGCGTGGGCTTGGTTAAATGGAGGATGCAAAGTGCCCAAGAGTTTTTGGTTCCTTTAAGCAGTAAGTTTGTGCCCTTTGTTCGTAGAATTCTATCGGTAACTTCTGCGAATTAGAGATTTTATAATTCATAAATACTAATACTTTTCATATGATATACGTTATATGGCATTGTTATGCATGTGCCAGTGACATATACAACTAGATTTTATCAAATTAGTCAGTTGCTACATTCCTAGAATCAAGATGCTATAAAACCATGGATGATAGTGGCTGAATATGCACCCACATTTCAATATTACATGCTGTTGAACTTGCTTTGTATATGTTTTGCAGTCAATTGCTGGCCCTCTGTTTCTGGTGGAGAAACATATGTTAACATTGAATATGAAgcatcagaggcctttgacctacAAAATGTTTTGATTTCAATACCTTTGCCTGCA
This window harbors:
- the LOC131046858 gene encoding coatomer subunit delta-2 isoform X1: MVVLAASIITKSGKALVSRQFVDMTRIRIEGLVAAFPKLVGSGKQHTYVETENVRYVYQPMESLYLLLVTTKQSNILEDLDTLRLLSKLVPEYSPGLDEEGICKMAFEIIFAFDEAVSLGHNENVTVAQVKQYCEMESHEERLHKLIMQSKINDTKDVMKLKAIEIDKIKYEKNRSEKGGLKSLQSSSASSRLDVGFSDESISSGGGFGSNSSFAASLDLDSYSSKPKGRVPAPATAPPKGMGMQLGKTQKANQFLESLKAEGEVIVEDVQPIAGQSKASVPIATDPITITIEEKLNVVLKRDGGVNNLEVQGNFALQILKKEDGFIQIQIETGSNEGFQFKTHPNINKDLFLRENILSLKDSSKPFPAGQTGDSLGVGLVKWRMQSAQEFLVPLSINCWPSVSGGETYVNIEYEASEAFDLQNVLISIPLPALRDPPTVNQVDGDWRYDSRKSVLEWSIFLIDSTNRSGSMEFVVPPADPSSFFPIDVRFIAAKTFCDIKVGSVLPVNGGSPVKFASRTQLVTENYQVV
- the LOC131046858 gene encoding coatomer subunit delta-2 isoform X2, whose protein sequence is MAFEIIFAFDEAVSLGHNENVTVAQVKQYCEMESHEERLHKLIMQSKINDTKDVMKLKAIEIDKIKYEKNRSEKGGLKSLQSSSASSRLDVGFSDESISSGGGFGSNSSFAASLDLDSYSSKPKGRVPAPATAPPKGMGMQLGKTQKANQFLESLKAEGEVIVEDVQPIAGQSKASVPIATDPITITIEEKLNVVLKRDGGVNNLEVQGNFALQILKKEDGFIQIQIETGSNEGFQFKTHPNINKDLFLRENILSLKDSSKPFPAGQTGDSLGVGLVKWRMQSAQEFLVPLSINCWPSVSGGETYVNIEYEASEAFDLQNVLISIPLPALRDPPTVNQVDGDWRYDSRKSVLEWSIFLIDSTNRSGSMEFVVPPADPSSFFPIDVRFIAAKTFCDIKVGSVLPVNGGSPVKFASRTQLVTENYQVV